Proteins from one Ipomoea triloba cultivar NCNSP0323 chromosome 1, ASM357664v1 genomic window:
- the LOC115999136 gene encoding histone deacetylase 19-like, with the protein MDTGGNSLPSGPDGKKRKVSYFYDPEVGNYYYGQGHPMKPHRIRMTHALLAHYGLLQHMHVVKPLPARDKDLCRFHADDYVSFLRSITPESQQDNLRHLKRFNVGEDCPVFDGLYSFCQTYAGGSVGGAVKLNHGQCDIAVNWSGGLHHAKKCEASGFCYVNDIVLAILELLKVHERVLYVDIDIHHGDGVEEAFYATDRVMTVSFHKFGDYFPGTGDIGDVGYGKGKYYSLNVPLDDGIDDESYQMLFKPIMGKVMEVFKPGAVVLQCGADSLSGDRLGCFNLSIKGHAECVRYMRSFNVPLLLLGGGGYTIRNVARCWCYETGVALGMELEDKMPQHEYYEYFGPDYTLHVAPSNMENKNSRQMLEDMRAKLLDNLSKLQHAPSVQFQERPPDTEFPEADEDEDVKDERWNHDSDVKDDQRKPQSGRVKREILEPEAMGTDDMQIDERPRELDSTFTDSKGSIAAAAEAQMQGNSNKAFDQPVDMNL; encoded by the exons ATGGATACTGGAGGCAATTCATTACCATCTGGACCAGATGGGAAGAAGCGAAAAGTTAGTTATTTCTATGACCCAGAAGTTgggaattattattatggtcAAGGTCACCCAATGAAGCCACACAGAATCCGGATGACACATGCTCTTCTTGCACACTATGGACTATTACAACATATGCATGTTGTGAAGCCCCTTCCTGCTAGAGATAAGGATCTTTGCAGGTTTCATGCTGATGATTATGTTTCTTTCTTGAGAAGCATTACTCCAGAATCACAACAAGATAATCTTAGGCATCTGAAGAGATTTAATGTTGGTGAAGACTGCCCTGTTTTTGATGGCCTCTACTCCTTCTGTCAAACTTATGCTGGAGGTTCTGTTGGTGGGGCAGTGAAATTAAACCATGGACAATGTGATATTGCAGTGAATTGGTCTGGTGGGTTACACCATGCAAAGAAGTGTGAGGCTTCTGGTTTTTGCTATGTGAATGATATAGTGCTTGCCATCTTAGAGCTCCTCAAAGTGCATGAG CGAGTCTTGTATGTAGACATTGATATCCATCATGGTGATGGTGTTGAAGAGGCCTTCTATGCTACAGACAGGGTCATGACGGTTTCATTTCATAAATTTGGAGATTATTTCCCTGGGACTGGGGATATAGGTGATGTTGGATACGGGAAGGGAAAGTATTACTCTCTTAATGTTCCATTAGATGATGGAATTGATGATGAAAGCTATCAGATGCTATTTAAGCCGATAATGGGCAAAGTGATGGAAGTTTTTAAGCCTGGTGCTGTGGTGTTGCAATGTGGTGCCGATTCGTTGTCTGGAGACAGGTTGGGTTGTTTTAATCTCTCGATTAAAGGGCACGCAGAATGTGTCAGATACATGAGGTCTTTTAATGTACCGTTGCTGTTACTGGGGGGAGGTGGCTACACAATACGCAATGTGGCTCGTTGCTGGTGCTATGAA ACTGGAGTCGCACTTGGGATGGAACTTGAAGACAAAATGCCACAACATGAATATTACGAGTACTTTGGCCCAGATTATACTCTTCATGTCGCTCCTAGTAACATGGAGAACAAAAACTCTCGTCAAATGTTAGAAGATATGAGAGCAAAGCTTCTGGATAATCTCTCAAAACTTCAGCATGCACCGAGTGTGCAGTTCCAGGAGCGGCCACCCGATACTGAATTTCCAGAG GCCGATGAAGATGAGGATGTCAAAGATGAACGGTGGAATCATGATTCAGATGTAAAGGATGACCAGCG AAAGCCACAATCAGGGCGAGTTAAGAGGGAGATTCTTGAACCTGAAGCCATGGGCACT GATGATATGCAAATTGACGAGCGCCCAAGGGAACTAGACTCGACATTCACAGATTCAAAG GGTTCaatagcagcagcagcagaagCCCAAATGCAAGGAAACTCTAACAAGGCATTTGATCAACCAGTGGATATGAACTTATGA
- the LOC116026656 gene encoding probable receptor-like protein kinase At1g30570 — translation MVVKGRGVLGLFLLVILLGFVKNGEALAHANTVLINCGTNANVTVDGANWVGDKAPNKNITLSTSRSIEASTSSVDGNPDYESLYRTVRIFSEPLNYTFHGAPGNYFLRLHFYPFTFQNYNANLSYFGVETCGFTLASSLNVPYAISQKNRNSSFVALVKEYYVPIQTNSTVITFRPDKESFGFVNAIEIVRVIDKLFVDSVKQVSGNGATVALDLQKRGIETMYRLNIGGTLIKPDQDSSFRRIWEEDSSYMINQDAGTELKNTSKITYASPNATTLAPLLVYETAKTMTNTSLVVQLRFFNMSWRFPVDPSFDYLIRLHFCELVYDKSSQRIFKIYINNKTAAENVDIFTKAGGKNKAYHEDYIDGMTSNSNNLWVQLGPEAASSDQGSDAALNGLEIFKLSRDGNLGYVPNLGDEESKGKSKMTLSLGIGFGIALVAVIAWLIICLRKKKRTKDVKPKKSCGRSGKRFTLVDLKAATNNFDESLVIGVGGFGKVYKGELNDGILAAIKRSNPQSQQGLVEFETEIELLSKLRHRHLVSMIGFCDEQNEMILIYEYMSNGTLRSHLFGGDLPSLSWKQRLEICIGAARGLYYLHTGSERGIIHRDVKTTNILLDGSFVAKMADFGLSKSGPSLEHTHVSTAVKGSFGYLDPEYFMKQQLTAKSDVYSFGVVLFEVVCARVVINPSLPMEQINLAEWAMICQKKGVLETIIDPSLRGNYSPKSLKSFAEIAEKCLADEGVARPTMGEVLCHLEHALQLQESWLHPNDANSSHALESLDEREHEQ, via the coding sequence ATGGTAGTCAAAGGCCGGGGCGTCTTAGGCCTATTTCTTTTGGTGATTTTGCTTGGGTTTGTGAAGAATGGGGAAGCTTTAGCTCATGCAAATACTGTCTTGATAAATTGTGGTACAAATGCAAATGTTACTGTTGATGGTGCTAATTGGGTGGGCGATAAGGCCCCTAACAAAAATATAACTCTCAGCACTTCGCGTAGTATTGAGGCCTCAACTTCCTCGGTTGATGGCAATCCAGATTACGAGTCTCTTTACAGAACTGTCAGAATATTTTCAGAACCTCTGAACTATACATTTCATGGAGCACCCGGGAATTATTTCCTTAGGCTTCATTTCTACCCCTTTACGTTTCAGAACTACAACGCCAATCTGTCTTACTTTGGTGTTGAGACTTGTGGTTTCACATTGGCTTCCAGCCTCAATGTCCCATATGCTATTTCGCAAAAGAATAGGAATTCTAGCTTTGTTGCATTAGTGAAGGAGTATTATGTTCCTATTCAAACCAATTCTACTGTTATTACGTTTCGGCCAGATAAAGAATCTTTTGGTTTTGTTAATGCCATAGAGATTGTCCGAGTCATTGATAAGTTGTTTGTTGATTCTGTTAAGCAAGTGAGTGGAAATGGTGCCACTGTTGCTTTGGATTTGCAAAAACGTGGGATTGAGACTATGTATAGATTGAATATTGGGGGTACATTGATCAAACCTGATCAAGATTCAAGCTTTAGGAGGATATGGGAAGAGGATTCGAGCTATATGATCAATCAAGACGCTGGAACAGAATTAAAAAACACGTCTAAAATTACTTATGCTTCCCCAAATGCTACAACCCTAGCTCCACTTCTTGTGTATGAAACAGCAAAAACTATGACCAACACTTCTTTAGTAGTGCAGCTAAGATTCTTTAATATGTCATGGAGATTCCCCGTGGATCCAAGTTTTGATTATCTAATCCGCTTACACTTTTGTGAGCTAGTATACGATAAATCAAGTCAACGGATTTTCAAAATCTACATAAACAATAAAACTGCAGCAGAGAATGttgatattttcacaaaagcgggAGGAAAGAACAAGGCATACCATGAGGATTACATTGATGGCATGACCTCAAATTCCAACAACCTTTGGGTGCAATTGGGCCCTGAGGCGGCATCAAGTGATCAAGGTTCTGATGCTGCATTAAATGGTTTAGAGATATTCAAGTTGAGCCGCGATGGTAATCTTGGCTATGTACCGAACCTTGGGGATGAAGAAAGCAAAGGGAAGTCAAAGATGACCCTTTCGTTGGGAATTGGATTTGGGATTGCACTTGTTGCAGTTATAGCTTGGCTGATCATTTGTCTGCGTAAAAAGAAGAGAACTAAAGATGTAAAACCCAAGAAGAGTTGTGGAAGATCTGGGAAACGGTTCACACTGGTAGATCTCAAAGCAGCAACAAACAACTTTGATGAAAGCTTGGTGATTGGAGTGGGAGGTTTCGGCAAGGTATACAAAGGAGAGCTAAACGATGGCATTCTTGCAGCGATTAAGCGATCGAATCCACAATCTCAACAAGGTCTAGTAGAATTTGAAACAGAAATTGAACTGCTGTCAAAGCTAAGGCATAGGCATTTGGTATCAATGATTGGATTCTGTGATGAGCAGAACGAAATGATATTGATATACGAGTATATGTCCAATGGGACTCTCAGGAGTCATCTTTTCGGGGGTGACCTACCATCATTAAGTTGGAAGCAAAGACTAGAGATCTGCATCGGGGCTGCTAGGGGGCTGTATTATCTTCATACAGGATCAGAGCGTGGCATCATTCACAGGGATGTAAAGACAACCAACATACTGCTAGATGGAAGCTTTGTAGCAAAAATGGCAGATTTTGGGCTGTCCAAGAGCGGCCCTTCTTTGGAGCACACACATGTTAGTACGGCAGTGAAAGGAAGCTTTGGATACCTTGATCCCGAGTATTTCATGAAACAGCAGCTTACTGCCAAATCTGACGTTTACTCATTCGGTGTAGTGTTGTTTGAAGTTGTGTGTGCACGGGTTGTTATAAACCCGTCCTTGCCAATGGAACAGATTAACCTTGCAGAATGGGCGATGATTTGCCAAAAGAAGGGAGTACTCGAAACCATAATTGACCCATCACTTCGGGGGAATTATTCTCCCAAGTCATTGAAGAGTTTTGCAGAGATTGCTGAGAAATGTCTTGCAGATGAGGGGGTGGCCAGACCAACTATGGGAGAGGTTTTATGCCATTTGGAGCATGCTTTACAACTTCAAGAGTCTTGGCTGCACCCTAACGATGCCAATAGCTCTCATGCTCTCGAGTCACTTGATGAGAGAGAACACGAGCAATAA
- the LOC116026642 gene encoding uncharacterized protein LOC116026642 isoform X1 produces the protein MMVVRHLCTYGETESFRTAPKVDYLELMDQMDIDCVLVVPDTPTRLPAKNAENSSGVHKEIDASLPSLSGHGNVSTEQQKTQLNNGPGIRRLFIHRPRRQASNNSECHANSSTSGTHHPSSSSRIDNLFARKDTSFSNSEGKDSGCLQLIKKDSTDSNPGYSCKDSLHLMEKSMPAQVLSGSSQGEGFSKREVSSNGFSNLRSMKSSSETIEVDKEQFDDGYKVGFNMINGVRKEFVHDTQHNDNKDACASLITLPRVTRQKRLVRNGCISPHNIAKAKKPVGRDHNDPLTVKQNYCSSVSSSSNSESQINVKDLVSEGHASNTMKGKGIMVHPFTTTGLNGKNGHTSFRNVINVDEEVSEIAGANQDAFRSIEESGGWRSTRNCYQISLSDEDPHLSLGNDINACSETKHDQHKLLRRENGTNAQSHDHYPNCEDLSSNRYPSARNSSQVARPLGQQISHIHVHHPVVTPLGKRQKQGSTSINNAKCSTSAFNDTDIIFRDSYRDPNNNSRENTNQNCSRSDNLESIIHIDDSPQATNDGSKGVACCRSDEDARARQVEADEALALELQEQLFNETPVFGVDNEVDEHVSRVLQQEDFHLAFSGDTHHRSRSFANTRHSQYQSSVNVSRRAPRASNSNRLARWRSRFPRQPRRLLSSTGRNSIFPSNMDVETRMEVLETLEAFSNMGVYGDFLQTQRDFNENDYEMLLALDENNHQHAGASMHQINGLPESTVQNENLEEACSICLENPTMGDTIRHLPCLHKFHKDCIDPWLQRRSSCPVCKSSIT, from the exons ATGATGGTTGTAAGACATTTATGCACCTATGGTGAGACAGAATCTTTTAGGACAGCACCTAAAGTAGACTATTTGGAG CTAATGGATCAAATGGACATTGACTGTGTATTGGTTGTTCCAGACACCCCTACCAGGTTACCTGCAAAGAATGCAGAGAACAGTAGTGGAGTGCACAAGGAGATTGATGCATCCCTGCCTAGTCTTTCAGGACACGGCAATGTTTCTACTGAACAGCAAAAAACTCAGTTAAACAATGGCCCTGGAATCAGAAGATTGTTTATTCATCGTCCAAGAAGGCAGGCTTCTAACAATTCCGAGTGTCATGCAAACTCATCCACCTCTGGCACACATCATCcgtcttcttcttcaagaattgATAATTTGTTTGCAAGGAAGGATACGAGTTTCTCCAATTCTGAGGGAAAAGACTCTGGTTGTCTTCAACTTATAAAGAAAGACAGCACAGATTCAAATCCTGGATATTCTTGCAAAGATAGTTTACATCTGATGGAAAAAAGTATGCCTGCTCAAGTACTATCAGGAAGTAGTCAAGGCGAAGGTTTTAGCAAAAGAGAGGTATCAAGTAATGGATTCTCTAACTTACGAAGTATGAAAAGTTCTTCAGAAACAATCGAAGTTGACAAAGAACAATTTGATGATGGGTACAAAGTTGGTTTCAATATGATTAATGGAGTAAGAAAGGAATTTGTTCATGATACACAGCACAATGACAATAAGGATGCATGTGCATCTCTTATTACCTTACCTAGGGTAACTAGACAAAAGAGATTGGTGCGAAATGGATGCATATCTCCACATAACATAGCAAAGGCCAAGAAACCAGTTGGAAGGGACCATAATGATCCTCTTACGGTTAAACAAAATTATTGCAGTTCTGTGTCATCATCTAGCAATTCAGAGAGTCAAATTAATGTTAAAGATTTAGTGTCTGAAGGACATGCTTCAAACACAATGAAGGGAAAAGGGATAATGGTCCATCCTTTTACCACAACAGGACTGAATGGGAAAAATGGACACACATCTTTCAG AAATGTAATAAATGTTGATGAAGAAGTGAGTGAAATCGCTGGTGCCAATCAAGATGCATTCAGAAGCATTGAAGAATCAGGTGGATGGAGAAGTACACGAAATTGTTATCAGATATCCTTGTCTGATGAGGACCCCCATTTATCATTGGGGAATGATATTAATGCATGCTCGGAAACTAAGCACGACCAGCACAAACTGctgagaagagaaaatggaactAATGCTCAGAGCCATGATCACTATCCCAATTGTGAGGACTTATCTTCTAATAGATATCCTTCTGCAAGGAATTCCAGTCAAGTGGCCAGACCCCTTGGGCAACAAATAAGCCATATTCATGTGCATCATCCCGTGGTAACCCCACTTGGTAAAAGGCAAAAGCAGGGATCTACCTCAATTAATAATGCTAAATGTTCCACTTCAGCTTTCAATGATACAGATATCATATTTAGGGACTCATATAGGGATCCCAATAATAATTCAAGAGAAAATACTAACCAAAACTGTAGCAGAAGTGATAACCTAGAATCAATCATTCATATTGATGATTCCCCTCAAGCAACAAATGATGGTTCTAAAGGAGTAGCATGCTGTAGGAGTGATGAAGATGCTAGAGCTAGACAGGTAGAAGCAGATGAAGCACTGGCACTGGAGCTCCAAGAGCAATTATTCAATGAGACGCCTGTTTTTGGAGTTGATAATGAG gTTGATGAGCATGTATCCAGGGTTTTGCAACAAGAGGATTTTCACCTTGCTTTCTCTGGGGACACACATCAT AGAAGCAGATCATTTGCAAATACAAGGCATTCCCAATATCAGTCTTCTGTTAATGTTTCTCGAAGAGCTCCTCGAGCTTCTAACTCTAATAGATTAGCAAGATGGAGGAGCCGTTTTCCTAGACAACCTCGTAGACTCTTGTCATCTACTGGGAGAAATTCTATATTTCCATCTAACATGGATGTTGAGACG AGAATGGAAGTATTGGAAACACTTGAAGCTTTTAGTAATATGGGAGTATATGGAGACTTCCTTCAAACTCAGCGTGACTTCAATGA AAACGACTATGAGATGTTGTTGGCACTTGATGAGAACAATCACCAGCATGCCGGGGCATCAATGCATCAAATTAATGGTTTGCCAGAGTCAACGGTTCAG AATGAGAATCTCGAAGAAGCGTGCTCTATATGTCTCGAAAATCCAACAATGGGGGACACCATCCGCCATCTCCCTTGCTTACACAAGTTTCACAAAGAT TGCATCGACCCATGGCTGCAAAGACGATCGTCCTGCCCGGTCTGCAAGTCGTCCATCACTTGA
- the LOC116026642 gene encoding uncharacterized protein LOC116026642 isoform X3 — protein sequence MDQMDIDCVLVVPDTPTRLPAKNAENSSGVHKEIDASLPSLSGHGNVSTEQQKTQLNNGPGIRRLFIHRPRRQASNNSECHANSSTSGTHHPSSSSRIDNLFARKDTSFSNSEGKDSGCLQLIKKDSTDSNPGYSCKDSLHLMEKSMPAQVLSGSSQGEGFSKREVSSNGFSNLRSMKSSSETIEVDKEQFDDGYKVGFNMINGVRKEFVHDTQHNDNKDACASLITLPRVTRQKRLVRNGCISPHNIAKAKKPVGRDHNDPLTVKQNYCSSVSSSSNSESQINVKDLVSEGHASNTMKGKGIMVHPFTTTGLNGKNGHTSFRNVINVDEEVSEIAGANQDAFRSIEESGGWRSTRNCYQISLSDEDPHLSLGNDINACSETKHDQHKLLRRENGTNAQSHDHYPNCEDLSSNRYPSARNSSQVARPLGQQISHIHVHHPVVTPLGKRQKQGSTSINNAKCSTSAFNDTDIIFRDSYRDPNNNSRENTNQNCSRSDNLESIIHIDDSPQATNDGSKGVACCRSDEDARARQVEADEALALELQEQLFNETPVFGVDNEVDEHVSRVLQQEDFHLAFSGDTHHRSRSFANTRHSQYQSSVNVSRRAPRASNSNRLARWRSRFPRQPRRLLSSTGRNSIFPSNMDVETRMEVLETLEAFSNMGVYGDFLQTQRDFNENDYEMLLALDENNHQHAGASMHQINGLPESTVQNENLEEACSICLENPTMGDTIRHLPCLHKFHKDCIDPWLQRRSSCPVCKSSIT from the exons ATGGATCAAATGGACATTGACTGTGTATTGGTTGTTCCAGACACCCCTACCAGGTTACCTGCAAAGAATGCAGAGAACAGTAGTGGAGTGCACAAGGAGATTGATGCATCCCTGCCTAGTCTTTCAGGACACGGCAATGTTTCTACTGAACAGCAAAAAACTCAGTTAAACAATGGCCCTGGAATCAGAAGATTGTTTATTCATCGTCCAAGAAGGCAGGCTTCTAACAATTCCGAGTGTCATGCAAACTCATCCACCTCTGGCACACATCATCcgtcttcttcttcaagaattgATAATTTGTTTGCAAGGAAGGATACGAGTTTCTCCAATTCTGAGGGAAAAGACTCTGGTTGTCTTCAACTTATAAAGAAAGACAGCACAGATTCAAATCCTGGATATTCTTGCAAAGATAGTTTACATCTGATGGAAAAAAGTATGCCTGCTCAAGTACTATCAGGAAGTAGTCAAGGCGAAGGTTTTAGCAAAAGAGAGGTATCAAGTAATGGATTCTCTAACTTACGAAGTATGAAAAGTTCTTCAGAAACAATCGAAGTTGACAAAGAACAATTTGATGATGGGTACAAAGTTGGTTTCAATATGATTAATGGAGTAAGAAAGGAATTTGTTCATGATACACAGCACAATGACAATAAGGATGCATGTGCATCTCTTATTACCTTACCTAGGGTAACTAGACAAAAGAGATTGGTGCGAAATGGATGCATATCTCCACATAACATAGCAAAGGCCAAGAAACCAGTTGGAAGGGACCATAATGATCCTCTTACGGTTAAACAAAATTATTGCAGTTCTGTGTCATCATCTAGCAATTCAGAGAGTCAAATTAATGTTAAAGATTTAGTGTCTGAAGGACATGCTTCAAACACAATGAAGGGAAAAGGGATAATGGTCCATCCTTTTACCACAACAGGACTGAATGGGAAAAATGGACACACATCTTTCAG AAATGTAATAAATGTTGATGAAGAAGTGAGTGAAATCGCTGGTGCCAATCAAGATGCATTCAGAAGCATTGAAGAATCAGGTGGATGGAGAAGTACACGAAATTGTTATCAGATATCCTTGTCTGATGAGGACCCCCATTTATCATTGGGGAATGATATTAATGCATGCTCGGAAACTAAGCACGACCAGCACAAACTGctgagaagagaaaatggaactAATGCTCAGAGCCATGATCACTATCCCAATTGTGAGGACTTATCTTCTAATAGATATCCTTCTGCAAGGAATTCCAGTCAAGTGGCCAGACCCCTTGGGCAACAAATAAGCCATATTCATGTGCATCATCCCGTGGTAACCCCACTTGGTAAAAGGCAAAAGCAGGGATCTACCTCAATTAATAATGCTAAATGTTCCACTTCAGCTTTCAATGATACAGATATCATATTTAGGGACTCATATAGGGATCCCAATAATAATTCAAGAGAAAATACTAACCAAAACTGTAGCAGAAGTGATAACCTAGAATCAATCATTCATATTGATGATTCCCCTCAAGCAACAAATGATGGTTCTAAAGGAGTAGCATGCTGTAGGAGTGATGAAGATGCTAGAGCTAGACAGGTAGAAGCAGATGAAGCACTGGCACTGGAGCTCCAAGAGCAATTATTCAATGAGACGCCTGTTTTTGGAGTTGATAATGAG gTTGATGAGCATGTATCCAGGGTTTTGCAACAAGAGGATTTTCACCTTGCTTTCTCTGGGGACACACATCAT AGAAGCAGATCATTTGCAAATACAAGGCATTCCCAATATCAGTCTTCTGTTAATGTTTCTCGAAGAGCTCCTCGAGCTTCTAACTCTAATAGATTAGCAAGATGGAGGAGCCGTTTTCCTAGACAACCTCGTAGACTCTTGTCATCTACTGGGAGAAATTCTATATTTCCATCTAACATGGATGTTGAGACG AGAATGGAAGTATTGGAAACACTTGAAGCTTTTAGTAATATGGGAGTATATGGAGACTTCCTTCAAACTCAGCGTGACTTCAATGA AAACGACTATGAGATGTTGTTGGCACTTGATGAGAACAATCACCAGCATGCCGGGGCATCAATGCATCAAATTAATGGTTTGCCAGAGTCAACGGTTCAG AATGAGAATCTCGAAGAAGCGTGCTCTATATGTCTCGAAAATCCAACAATGGGGGACACCATCCGCCATCTCCCTTGCTTACACAAGTTTCACAAAGAT TGCATCGACCCATGGCTGCAAAGACGATCGTCCTGCCCGGTCTGCAAGTCGTCCATCACTTGA
- the LOC116026642 gene encoding uncharacterized protein LOC116026642 isoform X2: protein MFVFLGRETNHIQLMDQMDIDCVLVVPDTPTRLPAKNAENSSGVHKEIDASLPSLSGHGNVSTEQQKTQLNNGPGIRRLFIHRPRRQASNNSECHANSSTSGTHHPSSSSRIDNLFARKDTSFSNSEGKDSGCLQLIKKDSTDSNPGYSCKDSLHLMEKSMPAQVLSGSSQGEGFSKREVSSNGFSNLRSMKSSSETIEVDKEQFDDGYKVGFNMINGVRKEFVHDTQHNDNKDACASLITLPRVTRQKRLVRNGCISPHNIAKAKKPVGRDHNDPLTVKQNYCSSVSSSSNSESQINVKDLVSEGHASNTMKGKGIMVHPFTTTGLNGKNGHTSFRNVINVDEEVSEIAGANQDAFRSIEESGGWRSTRNCYQISLSDEDPHLSLGNDINACSETKHDQHKLLRRENGTNAQSHDHYPNCEDLSSNRYPSARNSSQVARPLGQQISHIHVHHPVVTPLGKRQKQGSTSINNAKCSTSAFNDTDIIFRDSYRDPNNNSRENTNQNCSRSDNLESIIHIDDSPQATNDGSKGVACCRSDEDARARQVEADEALALELQEQLFNETPVFGVDNEVDEHVSRVLQQEDFHLAFSGDTHHRSRSFANTRHSQYQSSVNVSRRAPRASNSNRLARWRSRFPRQPRRLLSSTGRNSIFPSNMDVETRMEVLETLEAFSNMGVYGDFLQTQRDFNENDYEMLLALDENNHQHAGASMHQINGLPESTVQNENLEEACSICLENPTMGDTIRHLPCLHKFHKDCIDPWLQRRSSCPVCKSSIT, encoded by the exons ATGTTTGTTTTCTTAGGAAGGGAAACAAATCACATCCAG CTAATGGATCAAATGGACATTGACTGTGTATTGGTTGTTCCAGACACCCCTACCAGGTTACCTGCAAAGAATGCAGAGAACAGTAGTGGAGTGCACAAGGAGATTGATGCATCCCTGCCTAGTCTTTCAGGACACGGCAATGTTTCTACTGAACAGCAAAAAACTCAGTTAAACAATGGCCCTGGAATCAGAAGATTGTTTATTCATCGTCCAAGAAGGCAGGCTTCTAACAATTCCGAGTGTCATGCAAACTCATCCACCTCTGGCACACATCATCcgtcttcttcttcaagaattgATAATTTGTTTGCAAGGAAGGATACGAGTTTCTCCAATTCTGAGGGAAAAGACTCTGGTTGTCTTCAACTTATAAAGAAAGACAGCACAGATTCAAATCCTGGATATTCTTGCAAAGATAGTTTACATCTGATGGAAAAAAGTATGCCTGCTCAAGTACTATCAGGAAGTAGTCAAGGCGAAGGTTTTAGCAAAAGAGAGGTATCAAGTAATGGATTCTCTAACTTACGAAGTATGAAAAGTTCTTCAGAAACAATCGAAGTTGACAAAGAACAATTTGATGATGGGTACAAAGTTGGTTTCAATATGATTAATGGAGTAAGAAAGGAATTTGTTCATGATACACAGCACAATGACAATAAGGATGCATGTGCATCTCTTATTACCTTACCTAGGGTAACTAGACAAAAGAGATTGGTGCGAAATGGATGCATATCTCCACATAACATAGCAAAGGCCAAGAAACCAGTTGGAAGGGACCATAATGATCCTCTTACGGTTAAACAAAATTATTGCAGTTCTGTGTCATCATCTAGCAATTCAGAGAGTCAAATTAATGTTAAAGATTTAGTGTCTGAAGGACATGCTTCAAACACAATGAAGGGAAAAGGGATAATGGTCCATCCTTTTACCACAACAGGACTGAATGGGAAAAATGGACACACATCTTTCAG AAATGTAATAAATGTTGATGAAGAAGTGAGTGAAATCGCTGGTGCCAATCAAGATGCATTCAGAAGCATTGAAGAATCAGGTGGATGGAGAAGTACACGAAATTGTTATCAGATATCCTTGTCTGATGAGGACCCCCATTTATCATTGGGGAATGATATTAATGCATGCTCGGAAACTAAGCACGACCAGCACAAACTGctgagaagagaaaatggaactAATGCTCAGAGCCATGATCACTATCCCAATTGTGAGGACTTATCTTCTAATAGATATCCTTCTGCAAGGAATTCCAGTCAAGTGGCCAGACCCCTTGGGCAACAAATAAGCCATATTCATGTGCATCATCCCGTGGTAACCCCACTTGGTAAAAGGCAAAAGCAGGGATCTACCTCAATTAATAATGCTAAATGTTCCACTTCAGCTTTCAATGATACAGATATCATATTTAGGGACTCATATAGGGATCCCAATAATAATTCAAGAGAAAATACTAACCAAAACTGTAGCAGAAGTGATAACCTAGAATCAATCATTCATATTGATGATTCCCCTCAAGCAACAAATGATGGTTCTAAAGGAGTAGCATGCTGTAGGAGTGATGAAGATGCTAGAGCTAGACAGGTAGAAGCAGATGAAGCACTGGCACTGGAGCTCCAAGAGCAATTATTCAATGAGACGCCTGTTTTTGGAGTTGATAATGAG gTTGATGAGCATGTATCCAGGGTTTTGCAACAAGAGGATTTTCACCTTGCTTTCTCTGGGGACACACATCAT AGAAGCAGATCATTTGCAAATACAAGGCATTCCCAATATCAGTCTTCTGTTAATGTTTCTCGAAGAGCTCCTCGAGCTTCTAACTCTAATAGATTAGCAAGATGGAGGAGCCGTTTTCCTAGACAACCTCGTAGACTCTTGTCATCTACTGGGAGAAATTCTATATTTCCATCTAACATGGATGTTGAGACG AGAATGGAAGTATTGGAAACACTTGAAGCTTTTAGTAATATGGGAGTATATGGAGACTTCCTTCAAACTCAGCGTGACTTCAATGA AAACGACTATGAGATGTTGTTGGCACTTGATGAGAACAATCACCAGCATGCCGGGGCATCAATGCATCAAATTAATGGTTTGCCAGAGTCAACGGTTCAG AATGAGAATCTCGAAGAAGCGTGCTCTATATGTCTCGAAAATCCAACAATGGGGGACACCATCCGCCATCTCCCTTGCTTACACAAGTTTCACAAAGAT TGCATCGACCCATGGCTGCAAAGACGATCGTCCTGCCCGGTCTGCAAGTCGTCCATCACTTGA